The following coding sequences are from one Chelonoidis abingdonii isolate Lonesome George chromosome 4, CheloAbing_2.0, whole genome shotgun sequence window:
- the KDM2A gene encoding lysine-specific demethylase 2A isoform X3 — MKPAPRLAPVRPTVSPIVSGARRRRVRCRKCKACMQGECGMCHYCRDMKKFGGPGRMKQSCVLRQCLAPRLPHSVTCALCGEVDQNEDSQDFEKKLMECCICNEIVHPGCLQMDGEGLLNDELPNCWECPKCYQGDDSEKGQKRKMEESDEDTVQAKVLRPLRSCEEPLTPPPHSPTSMLQLIHDPASPRGVVTRSSPGAGPSDHHSASRDERFKRRQLQRLQVTERTMVREKENNPSGKKELSEVEKAKLHGSYLTVTLQRPAKDLHGTSIVPKLQAITASSTNLRHSPRVVVRHCPARTPQRAGEEEVADEEEAADEEEEEESAEEGGAARLNGRGGRAQDGEESWMQREVWMSVFRYLSRRELCECMRVCKTWYKWCCDKRLWTKIDLSRCKSITPQALSGIIKRQPVSLDLSWTNISKKQLTWLVNRLPGLKDLILAGCSWSAVCALSTSSCPLLRTLDLRWAVGIKDPQIRDLLTPPTDKPSQDNRSKLRNMTDFRLAGLDITDATLRLIIRHMPLLSRLDLSHCSHLTDQSANLLTAVGSSTRNSLTEINMAGCNKLTDQSLLYLRRISNVTLIDLRGCKQITRKACEHFISDLSISSLYCLSDEKLIQKIS, encoded by the exons ATGAAGCCAGCCCCACGCCTGGCACCTGTAAGGCCCACAGTGTCTCCAATAGTTTCAGGAGCACGACGAAGGCGAGTGCGGTGCCGTAAATGCAAGGCTTGCATGCAAGGCGAGTGCGGCATGTGCCACTACTGCAGGGACATGAAGAAATTTGGGGGGCCTGGTCGCATGAAGCAGTCCTGCGTCCTCCGGCAGTGCTTAGCG CCCAGGCTGCCTCACTCTGTCACGTGCGCACTTTGCGGGGAGGTGGATCAGAATGAGGATTCGCAGGACTTTGAGAAGAAGCTCATGGAATGCTGCATCTGTAATGAGATAGTTCACCCTGGCTGCCTGCAG ATGGACGGGGAAGGGCTGCTGAATGATGAATTGCCCAATTGCTGGGAGTGTCCAAAGTGCTACCAGGGTGATGACTCGGAGAAGGGCCAG AAGCGAAAGATGGAGGAAAGTGACGAGGACACAGTGCAGGCCAAAGTCCTGCGACCCCTGCGGAGCTGTGAGGAGCCCCTGACACCCCCGCCGCACTCGCCCACCTCCATGCTGCAGCTGATCCACGACCCGGCATCGCCACGGGGTGTGGTGACGCGCTCGTCCCCGGGGGCTGGCCCCAGTGACCACCACAGCGCCAGCCGGGACGAGCGCTTCAAGCGGCGGCAGCTGCAGCGGCTCCAGGTCACAGAGCGCACCATGGTGCGGGAGAAGGAGAACAATCCTAGCGGCAAGAAGGAGCTGTCAGAGGTGGAGAAGGCCAAGCTGCATGGCTCCTACCTTACGGTCACGCTGCAGCGGCCCGCCAAAGACCTGCATGGCACCTCTATTGTGCCCAAGCTGCAGGCCATCACCGCCTCCTCCACTAATCTGCGGCACTCTCCCCGTGTGGTCGTGCGCCACTGCCCAGCCAGGACGCCCCAGCGGgccggggaggaggaggtggcagacgaggaggaggcggcagacgaggaggaggaggaggaaagcgcgGAGGAGGGCGGGGCGGCCCGGCTGAATGGCAGAGGCGGCCGAGCGCAGGACGGCGAGGAGAGCTGGATGCAGCGTGAGGTGTGGATGTCCGTGTTCCGCTACCTCAGCCGCAGAGAGCTCTGCGAGTGTATGCGGGTGTGCAAGACCTGGTACAAATG GTGCTGCGACAAGAGATTGTGGACGAAGATTGATTTGAGCAGGTGCAAGTCCATCACTCCCCAGGCCCTGagcggcatcatcaagaggcagCCGGTCAGCCTCGACCTTAGCTGGACCAATATCTCCAAAAAACAGCTCACCTGGCTTGTCAACAGGCTGCCAG GCCTGAAAGACCTCATCTTAGCAGGCTGTTCCTGGTCTGCAGTCTGTGCACTCAGTACCTCCAGCTGCCCCCTTCTCAGGACCCTCGATCTTCGGTGGGCAGTAGGAATCAAGGACCCTCAGATCCGGGACTTGCTCACACCTCCCACAGACAAACCCA GTCAAGACAATCGCAGCAAACTCCGCAACATGACAGACTTCCGGCTAGCTGGTCTGGACATCACCGATGCCACGCTCCGGCTCATCATCCGCCATATGCCCCTGCTCTCACGACTCGACCTTAGTCACTGCAGCCACCTTACGGACCAGTCGGCCAACCTCCTAACGGCCGTGGGGTCTTCCACACGCAACTCACTCACTGAGATCAACATGGCAG GTTGCAATAAGCTGACAGACCAGTCCCTGCTGTACCTGCGGCGCATCTCCAACGTCACCCTGATCGACCTGCGAGGCTGCAAGCAGATTACCCGCAAGGCCTGCGAGCACTTCATCTCAGACCTGTCCATCAGCAGCCTCTACTGTCTGTCCGACGAGAAGCTGATCCAGAAAATCAGCTAG